One window from the genome of Zymoseptoria tritici IPO323 chromosome 11, whole genome shotgun sequence encodes:
- the BGS1 gene encoding 1,3-beta-glucan synthase, translating to MAHPQGGYDDGYGQQRPPPHGGADPYYQDDQAYYDQQGYAQGGQGQQDGYYDDQGYYQAGHDSYQDGYYDAGQQGYQDEYYDNQYYDQGAPPAGQYQQPGQGGVPRRRGHDSEEDSETFSDFTMRSDMARAAEMDYYGRGDERYNSYGDGQGRGYRPPSSQVSYGGNRSSGASTPVYGMDYTSALPAGQRSREPYPAWTSDAQIPLSKEEIEDIFLDLTAKFGFQRDSMRNMFDHLMTLLDSRASRMSPNQALLSLHADYIGGENANYRKWYFAAHLDLDDAVGFANMKLGKANRATRKARKAAKKKNKDNEPQNEEATLESLEGDNSLEAAEYRWKTRMNRMSQHDRVRQIALYLLCWGEANQVRYMPEVLCFLYKCAEDYYQSPACQNRVEPVDEFTYLINCINPLYDFCRDQGYEIYEGKYVRKELDHQKVIGYDDMNQLFWYPEGIERLSFEDKTRLVDLPPAERYERLKDVLWKKAFFKTYKETRSWFHMLTNFNRIWIIHVCVFWFYTAFNSPTLYTKDYQQQLNNKPNAPAQWSAVALGGTIGCIIQILATLAEWLYVPRRWAGAQHLTKRLFALLGMLAINVAPSAYIFGFQQTGKIALILGVVQFLIALATVFFFAIMPLGGLFGSYLNGKRRQYVASQTFTASWPRLQGNDMWMSYGLWTLVFAAKLAESYFFLTLSIRDPIRILSTMEIQNCVGILYLGDILCKQQPTVLLILMYFTDLILFFLDTYLWYVILNCVFSVARSFYLGVSIWTPWRNIFSRLPKRVYSKILATTDMEIKYKPKVLISQIWNAIVISMYREHLLAIDHVQKLLYHQVPSEQEGKRTLRAPTFFVSQEDHSFKTEFFPAMSEAERRISFFAQSLSTPIPEPLPVDNMPTFTVMIPHYSEKILLSLREIIREDEPYSRVTMLEYLKQLHPHEWDCFVKDTKILADETSQFNGEYEKNEKDTAKSKIDDLPFYCIGFKSAAPEYTLRTRIWASLRSQTLYRTISGFMNYSRAIKLLYRVENPEVVQMFGGNSDKLERELERMARRKFKIVVSMQRYSKFSKEERENAEFLLRAYPDLQIAYLDEEPPANEGEDPRLFSALIDGHSELMENGMRRPKFRIMLSGNPILGDGKSDNQNHCLIFYRGEYIQLIDANQDNYLEECLKIRSVLAEFEEMTTDNVSPYTPGLPPTKFNPVAILGAREYIFSENIGILGDVAAGKEQTFGTLFSRTLAQIGGKLHYGHPDFLNGIFMTTRGGVSKAQKGLHLNEDIYAGMNAILRGGRIKHCEYYQCGKGRDLGFGSILNFTTKIGTGMGEQMLSREYYYLGTQLPLDRFLSFYYAHPGFHINNLFVMLSVQMFMWCLLNLGALRHETISCRYNRDVPETDPLYPTGCANTVPILDWVQRCIVSIFIVFFISFVPLTVQELTERGFWRALTRLAKHFSSLSPLFEVFVTQIYAYSLQQDLSFGGARYIGTGRGFATARMPFGVLYSRFAGPSIYMGARLLMMLLFGTLTVWGYWLLWFWVSLLALCISPFVFNPHQFAWADFFIDYREFLRWLSRGNTKAHSASWIGFVRLSRTRLTGFKRKALGEPSAKLSGDTPRGKFTNIFFSEILGPLVLVAATLIPYLFMNSGVGVIAENNDGVDIKPRNALIRVGLVAFGPIAVYAGVAIMFFGMACCMGPLLSMCCKKFGAVLAGIAHGVAVVMLLAFWEVMFFLQSWNFSRALLGMIAVVAIQRFIFKLIIALALTREFRADTSNIAWWTGKWYALGWHTMSQPGREFLCKITEMGFFAADFCLGHMLLFFMLPAILIPYIDKFHSVMLFWLRPSRQIRPPIYSLKQSKLRKRRVVRYAILYFTMFVLFIALIVGPVIVLKITKKVPDFGTLPLQLLQPTDWKNNDTTNKAWTPEAGSCYL from the exons GATACCGCCCTCCATCATCGCAAGTTTCGTATGGAGGCAATCGCTCATCAGGCGCCTCAACACCCGTCTATGGCATGGACTACACAAGCGCGCTGCCAGCTGGCCAACGGTCTAGAGAGCCATACCCAGCCTGGACCTCCGACGCTCAAATTCCGCTGTCCAAGGAAGAGATCGAagacatcttcctcgatctGACGGCAAAATTCGGCTTTCAGCGTGACAGCATGCGCAACATGTTCGACCACTTGATGACGCTTCTCGACTCCCGTGCATCGCGCATGTCTCCCAACCAGGCACTTCTTTCACTTCACGCCGACTACATCGGTGGCGAGAACGCCAACTACCGAAAATGGTACTTCGCCGctcacctcgacctcgacgacgcTGTCGGATTCGCCAACATGAAGTTGGGCAAGGCCAACCGCGCGACTCGCAAGGCTCGCAAAGccgccaagaagaagaacaaggacaatGAGCCTCAGAACGAGGAGGCAACTCTCGAGAGCCTTGAAGGTGACAACAGCTTGGAGGCCGCAGAATACCGCTGGAAGACGCGCATGAACCGCATGTCTCAGCATGACCGCGTCCGCCAAATCGCGTTGTACTTGCTCTGCTGGGGAGAGGCCAACCAGGTCCGGTACATGCCAGAAGTTCTGTGCTTTTTGTACAAGTGTGCAGAGGACTACTATCAGTCTCCCGCCTGCCAGAACCGCGTCGAGCCTGTTGACGAGTTCACCTACCTCATCAACTGCATCAATCCCTTGTACGACTTTTGCAGAGACCAAGGATACGAGATTTACGAAGGCAAATACGTGCGCAAAGAGCTGGATCATCAAAAGGTCATCGGATACGACGACATGAACCAGCTCTTCTGGTATCCCGAGGGCATCGAGCGGCTCTCCTTTGAGGATAAGACCCGTCTGGTTGATCTGCCGCCCGCTGAGCGATACGAGCGCCTGAAGGACGTGCTTTGGAAGAAGGCCTTCTTCAAGACCTACAAGGAGACTAGATCGTGGTTCCACATGTTGACCAACTTCAACCGCATCTGGATCATCCACGTGTGTGTCTTCTGGTTCTACACCGCTTTCAACTCGCCTACGCTCTACACCAAGGACTACCAACAACAGCTTAACAATAAGCCCAATGCACCTGCACAATGGTCTGCCGTCGCGCTTGGTGGTACCATTGGCTGCATCATCCAAATTCTCGCTACCCTCGCCGAGTGGTTGTACGTCCCACGACGATGGGCTGGCGCTCAGCACTTGACCAAACGTCTATTCGCTCTTCTCGGCATGCTCGCGATCAATGTCGCACCATCAGCCTACATCTTCGGTTTCCAGCAAACGGGCAAGATCGCTCTCATTCTGGGTGTGGTCCAGTTTCTGATCGCTCTGGCTACCgtgttcttcttcgctaTCATGCCTCTGGGCGGTCTCTTCGGCAGCTATCTGAATGGAAAGCGACGACAGTACGTGGCCAGTCAGACTTTCACCGCGAGCTGGCCTCGTCTGCAGGGCAACGACATGTGGATGTCTTACGGCCTTTGGACTTTGGTCTTCGCTGCCAAGCTGGCAGAGTCTTACTTCTTCTTGACTCTGTCCATTCGTGACCCAATTCGGATTCTCTCCACCATGGAAATCCAGAACTGCGTTGGAATCCTGTACCTCGGAGACATCCTCTGCAAGCAGCAGCCGACTGTCCTGCTTATTCTGATGTACTTCACCGATCTGATTCTTTTCTTCCTGGATACTTACCTCTGGTACGTCATCTTGAACTGCGTCTTCTCCGTCGCCCGATCTTTCTACCTTGGTGTGTCTATCTGGACACCGTGGAGAAATATATTCTCTCGCCTCCCAAAGCGAGTGTACTCGAAGATCTTGGCCACGACCGACATGGAGATCAAGTACAAGCCAAAGGTGCTCATCTCTCAGATCTGGAACGCCATTGTCATCTCCATGTACCGCGAGCACTTGCTCGCTATCGACCATGTCCAGAAGCTCCTCTACCACCAGGTTCCGTCCGAGCAGGAGGGGAAGCGCACTCTCCGCGCGCCAACGTTCTTCGTGTCTCAAGAAGATCACTCCTTTAAGACGGAGTTCTTCCCAGCCATGTCCGAGGCCGAGCGTCGTATTTCCTTCTTCGCTCAGTCGCTATCGACGCCAATCCCCGAGCCTCTGCCCGTTGACAACATGCCGACGTTCACTGTCATGATTCCTCACTACAGCGAGAAGATCCTCCTGTCTCTTCGCGAGATTATCCGCGAGGACGAGCCATACTCCCGTGTCACTATGTTGGAGTATCTCAAACAGCTTCACCCTCATGAATGGGACTGCTTCGTTAAGGACACCAAGATTCTGGCTGACGAGACCTCGCAATTCAATGGAGAGTACGAGAAGAACGAGAAGGATACCGCCAAGAGCAAGATTGACGATCTGCCATTCTACTGCATCGGTTTCAAGTCCGCCGCTCCCGAATACACCCTCCGCACTCGCATCTGGGCTTCCCTCCGCTCGCAGACACTTTACCGCACGATCTCCGGTTTCATGAACTACAGCCGTGCCATCAAGCTGCTGTACCGGGTTGAAAACCCTGAAGTCGTTCAGATGTTCGGTGGCAACTCGGACAAGCTCGAGCGCGAGCTCGAACGCATGGCCCGCCGCAAGTTCAAGATCGTGGTCTCCATGCAGCGTTACTCCAAATTTAGCAAAGAGGAGCGTGAAAACGCCGAGTTCCTTCTCCGTGCCTACCCTGACCTTCAGATCGCCTACCTGGATGAGGAACCGCCAGCCAACGAAGGCGAGGACCCCAGACTCTTCTCTGCACTCATCGATGGCCACTCCGAGCTCATGGAGAATGGCATGCGTCGTCCCAAGTTCCGCATCATGCTGTCTGGCAACCCCATTCTCGGTGACGGCAAGTCTGACAACCAGAACCACTGCCTGATCTTCTATCGCGGAGAGTACATCCAGCTTATCGATGCCAACCAGGACAACTACCTCGAGGAGTGCTTGAAGATTCGCTCCGTGCTCGCAGAGTTCGAGGAAATGACTACCGACAATGTCTCGCCATACACTCCAGGTCTGCCACCTACCAAGTTCAACCCCGTCGCCATCCTCGGTGCGCGTGAATACATTTTCTCCGAGAACATCGGCATCCTTGGTGACGTCGCTGCTGGAAAGGAACAGACATTCGGTACACTCTTCTCTCGTACTCTGGCACAGATTGGTGGCAAGCTCCACTATGGTCACCCGGATTTCCTCAATGGCATCTTTATGACCACGCGTGGCGGTGTCTCCAAGGCGCAGAAGGGACTTCACTTGAACGAGGATATCTACGCTGGTATGAACGCCATCCTCCGTGGTGGTCGCATCAAGCACTGCGAATACTACCAGTGTGGTAAGGGACGTGATTTGGGTTTCGGCTCTATTCTCAACTTCACCACCAAGATTGGAACTGGCATGGGAGAACAGATGTTATCCCGCGAGTACTACTACCTCGGAACACAACTCCCGCTGGATCGCTTCCTGTCCTTCTACTACGCTCACCCTGGCTTCCATATCAACAACTTGTTCGTCATGCTGTCAGTGCAGATGTTCATGTGGTGCTTGCTCAACCTGGGAGCCCTCCGCCACGAGACCATCAGCTGCCGATACAACCGCGATGTCCCCGAGACCGATCCTCTTTACCCGACTGGATGTGCCAACACCGTTCCGATCCTCGACTGGGTGCAGCGTTGCATCGTTTCGATCTTCATCGtgttcttcatctcctttgTGCCACTCACGGTGCAGGAGTTGACCGAGCGTGGATTCTGGAGAGCCCTGACCCGCCTGGCGAAGCATTTCTCCTCGCTATCCCCGCTGTTCGAGGTGTTCGTCACGCAAATCTACGCCTACTCTCTCCAGCAGGATCTGTCTTTCGGTGGTGCTCGCTACATCGGCACCGGGCGTGGTTTCGCCACCGCTCGTATGCCGTTCGGTGTTCTTTACTCCCGCTTCGCTGGACCATCAATCTACATGGGTGCTCGTCTCCTAATGATGCTGCTCTTCGGAACGTTGACAGTCTGGGGATACTGGCTGCTTTGGTTCTGGGTGTCTCTCCTCGCCCTGTGCATTTCGCCCTTTGTCTTCAACCCCCATCAATTCGCCTGGGCCGATTTCTTCATCGACTACCGCGAGTTCTTGCGCTGGTTGTCACGCGGAAACACCAAGGCTCACTCGGCATCCTGGATCGGCTTCGTGCGTCTGTCGCGCACTCGCCTCACTGGATTCAAGCGCAAGGCTCTCGGAGAGCCTTCTGCCAAGCTCTCTGGTGACACCCCTCGCGGCAAGTTCACCAACATCTTTTTTAGTGAAATCCTTGGCCCGCTTGTCCTGGTCGCAGCCACCCTGATCCCTTACCTCTTCATGAACTCCGGTGTCGGTGTTATCGCTGAGAACAACGACGGCGTTGATATTAAGCCCAGAAACGCCCTCATTCGCGTCGGTCTGGTCGCCTTCGGCCCGATCGCCGTCTACGCCGGAGTTGCTATCATGTTCTTCGGAATGGCTTGCTGCATGGGACCACTGCTTAGTATGTGCTGCAAGAAGTTTGGTGCCGTCCTCGCTGGAATTGCCCACGGTGTTGCCGTTGTTATGCTGTTGGCTTTCTGGGAGGTCATGTTCTTCCTCCAGAGCTGGAACTTCTCCCGGGCTCTATTGGGCATGATCGCCGTCGTGGCCATTCAGCGCTTCATCTTCAAGCTCATCATCGCTCTCGCCCTCACCCGAGAGTTCCGCGCCGACACTTCGAACATAGCATGGTGGACCGGCAAGTGGTACGCTCTGGGCTGGCACACAATGTCCCAGCCAGGCCGTGAGTTCCTCTGCAAGATCACCGAGATGGGATTCTTTGCCGCAGACTTCTGCCTTGGTCACatgctgctcttcttcatgTTGCCCGCGATCTTGATCCCATACATCGACAAGTTCCACTCAGTCATGCTCTTCTGGTTGAGGCCTAG CCGTCAAATTCGCCCACCGATCTACTCGCTCAAGCAATCGAAGCTTCGCAAACGCCGCGTGGTGCGCTACGCCATCCTCTACTTCACCATGttcgtcctcttcatcgccctCATCGTTGGCCCTGTGATCGTGTTGAAGATCACGAAGAAGGTGCCCGACTTTGGCACTCTCCCGCTGCAGCTTCTGCAACCCACCGACTGGAAGAACAATGACACCACGAACAAG GCTTGGACACCCGAAGCGGGGAGTTGTTACTTGTGA